A genomic window from Elusimicrobiota bacterium includes:
- a CDS encoding AMP-binding protein translates to MRLLERLRSHARRRPDSPALSCGGKTWSYAELLAAARRPAGPYVLHHGPKSLAAAAAWLGCLDAGVPFVPLDPSWPAARARKVRALLSRRGALKRGDAMLLFTSGSEGEPKGIPLSLRNIEYFLDWTARLLRIGPDERVPNLAPWGFDLSLLDVLGGWRAGAEVELFQAEAAYDPAGLAARLARGFTSVYATPSLLMHLQEKGRLAERLARGRLRRLVYAGESYPPAELRKLFRRGLPVYNFYGPTETNVCAFRRVRAGDLRAAAVPIGAPPEGTRLRVVRGELEVRGPGVMRGYLGGAPSRGVFRTRDRVAAGRGGLVFLGRSDRQVKHRGMRVEPGEIERALCRLPGVRRAVVRLDAGGFVAHLESSRAVTLGEAKARLARELPPHMSVRRLVLHPGGLPLTPRGKLDLRAVAEEASS, encoded by the coding sequence GTGCGCCTGCTCGAGCGCCTGCGCTCCCACGCGCGGCGGCGGCCGGACAGCCCCGCCCTGAGCTGCGGCGGGAAGACCTGGAGCTACGCCGAGCTGCTCGCCGCCGCGCGCCGTCCGGCCGGCCCCTACGTGCTCCACCATGGCCCCAAGAGTCTCGCCGCCGCGGCCGCGTGGCTCGGCTGCCTGGACGCCGGCGTGCCCTTCGTGCCGCTCGACCCGTCCTGGCCCGCCGCTCGCGCGCGCAAGGTCCGCGCCCTTCTCTCGCGCCGCGGCGCGCTCAAGAGGGGCGACGCGATGCTGCTCTTCACCTCCGGCAGCGAGGGCGAGCCCAAGGGCATCCCGCTCTCGCTGCGGAACATCGAGTATTTCCTGGACTGGACCGCGCGCCTGCTGCGCATCGGCCCGGACGAGCGCGTGCCCAACCTGGCGCCATGGGGCTTCGACCTCTCCCTGCTCGACGTGCTCGGCGGCTGGCGCGCGGGCGCGGAGGTGGAGCTGTTCCAGGCCGAGGCGGCCTACGACCCCGCCGGGCTCGCCGCGCGTCTGGCCCGCGGGTTCACGAGCGTCTACGCGACCCCGTCGCTGCTCATGCACCTGCAGGAGAAGGGGCGCCTCGCCGAGCGCCTGGCCCGCGGACGCCTGCGCCGCCTCGTCTACGCGGGCGAGAGCTACCCTCCCGCGGAGCTGCGCAAGCTCTTCCGCCGCGGCCTGCCCGTCTACAACTTCTACGGCCCCACCGAGACCAACGTCTGCGCCTTCCGCCGCGTGCGGGCGGGCGACCTGCGCGCCGCCGCCGTCCCCATCGGGGCGCCCCCGGAGGGCACCCGCCTGCGCGTCGTGCGCGGCGAGCTCGAGGTGCGCGGTCCGGGCGTGATGCGCGGCTATCTCGGCGGCGCCCCGAGCCGGGGCGTGTTCCGCACCCGCGACCGCGTCGCGGCCGGGCGCGGCGGGCTCGTCTTCCTCGGCCGCTCCGACCGCCAGGTGAAGCATCGCGGCATGCGCGTGGAGCCCGGCGAGATCGAACGCGCGCTCTGCCGCCTGCCGGGCGTGCGCCGCGCGGTGGTGCGGCTCGACGCCGGCGGCTTCGTCGCCCATCTCGAGAGCTCGCGCGCCGTTACCCTCGGCGAGGCCAAGGCGCGCCTCGCCCGGGAATTGCCCCCGCACATGAGCGTGCGCCGCCTGGTCCTGCATCCCGGCGGCCTGCCCTTGACGCCGCGCGGGAAGCTCGACCTGCGCGCCGTCGCCGAGGAGGCCTCGTCATGA
- a CDS encoding acyl-CoA dehydrogenase family protein — MDFALSGAQRAAVARAAALGARVAARPAEARSLLAADGLYALRVPRKLGGRGASLLDSALTLEALAAEGAPLGELFGLGAHLFGGLQTLLEARRLDRATARELLAGRHLIAHAVTETRAGSDLSAVACAARRTGASYRVTGRKSFVTGAPDARSFVVYAKTSPRDGMFGLSAFWIPAGTGVRVERGLKTMGLRSAHPAPVTLDARVPASARLGREGEGRELFRRVITVERAALPAIFLGQMRRLISATLRFSRERRQFSKPLLDNQAVSHKIAEHQLLLEQSRLLLYRACWLLDRGREAGREAALAKWAVTDAALRVALDCVQLHGASGVLEAGEFAAALRDAVGGPILSGTNEIQKEIVVASLRAG; from the coding sequence GTGGACTTCGCGCTCTCCGGCGCCCAGCGCGCCGCCGTCGCCCGCGCCGCCGCGCTGGGCGCGCGCGTCGCGGCCCGCCCCGCGGAGGCCCGCTCCCTGCTCGCCGCCGACGGCCTCTACGCCCTGCGCGTGCCCCGCAAGCTCGGCGGGCGCGGCGCGAGCCTGCTGGACTCGGCCCTCACGCTCGAGGCGCTGGCCGCCGAAGGCGCGCCGCTGGGAGAGCTCTTCGGCCTGGGCGCCCATCTCTTCGGCGGGCTGCAGACCTTGCTCGAGGCCCGCCGCCTCGACCGGGCCACGGCGCGCGAGCTCCTCGCCGGGCGGCACCTGATAGCCCACGCCGTCACCGAGACCCGCGCCGGCTCCGACCTCTCCGCCGTGGCCTGCGCGGCCCGCAGGACGGGCGCCTCCTACCGCGTCACCGGGCGCAAGAGCTTTGTGACCGGCGCGCCGGACGCCCGCTCCTTCGTGGTCTACGCCAAGACCTCTCCCCGCGACGGCATGTTCGGCCTGTCGGCCTTCTGGATCCCGGCCGGGACGGGCGTGCGCGTGGAGAGAGGACTTAAGACCATGGGCCTGCGCTCGGCCCATCCCGCGCCCGTCACCCTCGACGCGCGCGTGCCGGCGTCGGCGCGCCTCGGCCGCGAGGGCGAGGGCCGCGAGCTGTTCCGCCGCGTCATCACGGTCGAGCGCGCGGCGCTCCCCGCCATCTTCCTCGGCCAGATGCGGCGGCTGATCTCCGCGACCCTGCGCTTCAGCCGCGAGCGCCGCCAGTTCTCCAAGCCGCTGCTGGACAACCAGGCGGTCTCGCACAAGATCGCGGAGCATCAGCTGCTGCTGGAGCAGTCGCGCCTGCTCCTCTACCGCGCGTGCTGGCTGCTGGACCGGGGCCGCGAGGCCGGGCGCGAGGCCGCGCTGGCCAAATGGGCCGTGACCGACGCCGCGCTGCGCGTGGCGCTGGACTGCGTCCAGCTGCACGGCGCCTCGGGCGTGCTGGAGGCGGGCGAGTTCGCCGCCGCCCTGCGCGACGCCGTCGGCGGGCCGATCCTCTCGGGCACCAACGAGATCCAGAAGGAGATCGTCGTCGCCTCGCTGAGGGCGGGCTAG
- a CDS encoding acyl carrier protein yields the protein MDLTEELLAFFREGADGGLTVDAATPLLEWGLLDSVRILDLADLLAAKAGYKLDASALKKENFKDVRSIVRLVGAGPAKRPARRKAA from the coding sequence ATGGACCTCACCGAGGAACTCCTGGCCTTCTTCCGCGAGGGCGCCGACGGCGGCCTCACGGTGGACGCCGCCACCCCCCTCCTGGAGTGGGGGCTGCTGGATTCGGTGCGCATACTGGACCTGGCCGACCTGCTGGCCGCGAAGGCCGGCTATAAGCTGGACGCCTCCGCGCTGAAGAAGGAGAACTTCAAGGACGTCCGTTCCATCGTCCGACTCGTGGGCGCCGGGCCGGCCAAGCGGCCGGCGCGCCGGAAGGCGGCCTAG
- a CDS encoding tryptophan 7-halogenase: protein MIAQRTNVLIIGAGPAGSALGAYLARAGIRCLIVEAETFPRPHVGESLVPAANRVFREIGFLDRMTRSDFVVKRGASWSLPRRDGAGEARWAHDWAGIPEDCRVEFKERPLPGVEAHTWHVDRSRFDEMLARHACEQGAELRHGVAAAGVDVAADGVTTRLSDGSEVHSDLIVDASGRRTFLGAARGLKVLDPLFDQYAVHAWFRGLDRGPATPDHIFVHFLASPGSWIWQIPITRDLTSVGLVTRKPRLRARRGSPGELFHEMLAQRPELARRVGAAERANEFKVEADYSYEMKAFHGDRFLLIGDAARFVDPIFSSGVSIALNGARLAAADIIAAAKTGDYRAASFSRFGSTLRTGTRNWKRFIEVYYALNVLFTWFIDREEYRGPLLQLLQGDVYDEVVPVLDELEALVRAVAADPGHLWHAQLNKDFVRG, encoded by the coding sequence ATGATTGCGCAGCGCACGAATGTTCTCATCATCGGGGCCGGCCCCGCGGGCAGCGCGCTGGGCGCCTACCTCGCCCGCGCCGGGATCCGCTGCCTGATCGTCGAGGCCGAGACCTTCCCGCGCCCCCACGTCGGGGAATCCCTGGTCCCGGCCGCGAACCGGGTCTTCCGCGAGATCGGGTTCCTGGACCGGATGACGAGGTCGGATTTCGTCGTGAAGCGCGGGGCCTCTTGGTCTCTGCCCCGTCGCGACGGCGCGGGCGAGGCCCGCTGGGCGCACGATTGGGCCGGCATCCCGGAGGACTGCCGCGTGGAGTTCAAGGAGCGGCCGCTGCCGGGCGTCGAGGCCCATACCTGGCACGTGGACCGGTCCCGTTTCGACGAGATGCTGGCCCGGCACGCCTGCGAGCAGGGCGCGGAGCTGCGCCACGGCGTCGCGGCGGCGGGCGTGGACGTCGCCGCGGACGGGGTCACGACCCGCCTCTCGGACGGGAGCGAGGTCCACAGCGACCTGATCGTGGACGCCAGCGGGCGCCGGACCTTCCTCGGCGCGGCGCGAGGCCTGAAGGTCCTGGACCCGCTCTTCGACCAGTACGCCGTCCACGCCTGGTTCCGCGGCCTCGACCGGGGCCCCGCGACCCCCGACCACATCTTCGTGCACTTCTTGGCGTCGCCGGGCAGCTGGATCTGGCAGATCCCCATCACTCGGGACCTCACCAGCGTCGGCCTCGTCACGCGGAAGCCGAGGCTGCGCGCGCGCCGGGGCTCCCCCGGCGAGCTCTTCCACGAGATGCTCGCGCAGCGGCCCGAGCTGGCGCGGCGCGTCGGCGCCGCCGAGCGGGCGAACGAGTTCAAGGTCGAGGCCGACTACAGCTACGAGATGAAGGCCTTCCACGGCGACCGCTTCCTGCTCATCGGCGACGCCGCCCGCTTCGTGGACCCCATCTTCTCCTCGGGCGTGAGCATCGCCCTCAACGGCGCGCGCTTGGCCGCCGCCGACATCATCGCCGCCGCCAAGACCGGCGACTACCGCGCCGCGTCCTTCTCCCGCTTCGGATCCACCCTGCGCACGGGCACCCGCAATTGGAAGCGCTTCATCGAGGTCTACTACGCCCTCAACGTGCTCTTCACCTGGTTCATCGACCGCGAGGAGTACCGCGGCCCCCTGCTGCAACTGCTCCAGGGCGACGTCTACGACGAGGTCGTGCCGGTGCTCGACGAGCTGGAGGCTCTGGTCCGCGCCGTGGCCGCGGACCCCGGCCATCTCTGGCACGCCCAGCTCAACAAGGACTTCGTCCGCGGCTAG
- a CDS encoding GNAT family N-acetyltransferase — MGTYPSDGYRLVQLDADASPALYDGAAALIAEQAAEEGHSPAPDAARRLRELTKGRSGVLLHALLGPEERVDGYQLSNDCRTLGGHYAYINETYITRERRGLGLGFVLLERYLEWARSRGFTHVYSHTGSPEMKRVAERLGAKIQSVDWVDFTLLP, encoded by the coding sequence ATGGGCACGTATCCCTCGGACGGCTATCGCCTCGTCCAGCTCGACGCGGACGCCTCCCCCGCGCTCTACGACGGCGCGGCGGCGCTCATCGCCGAGCAGGCCGCGGAGGAGGGGCACTCCCCCGCCCCGGACGCGGCGCGGCGCCTGCGGGAGTTGACGAAGGGGCGCTCGGGCGTCTTGCTGCACGCGCTGCTGGGGCCCGAGGAACGGGTGGACGGCTATCAGCTCTCCAACGACTGCCGCACGCTGGGCGGGCATTACGCGTACATCAACGAGACCTACATCACGCGGGAGCGGCGCGGGCTCGGGCTGGGCTTCGTGCTGCTGGAACGCTACCTGGAGTGGGCGCGCTCGCGCGGCTTCACGCACGTCTACTCTCACACGGGCTCGCCCGAGATGAAGCGGGTGGCCGAGCGCCTGGGCGCGAAGATCCAGTCCGTGGACTGGGTGGACTTCACCCTCCTCCCCTAG